TTGGAGAACATTGCAGATCTCTGGAACAACGCTCTCGCTAAAATCGAGAAAAAGATCAGCAAGCCAAGTTTCGACACATGGCTCAAATCAACGAAGGCACACACCTTGCAGGGTGATGTCCTTACGATTACAGCCCCGAATGAGTTTGCCCGTGACTGGCTGGAGGAACGTTATTCCCAGTTAATCAGCGGTATTTTGTATGAGATCACTGGTGAAGAACTTTCTGTAAAATTCATCATTCCCCAAAACCAGAACGAAGAAGATCTCGACATTCCATTGCCGCCTAAGCGAGTAAAGAAGGAAGACGATATTCCGGATTTGCCTGTCAGCATGCTGAATCCAAAATACACATTCGATACTTTTGTCATTGGTTCAGGCAACCGTTTCGCCCATGCTGCATCGCTCGCAGTAGCCGAAGCGCCAGCAAAAGCCTATAACCCGTTATTCATATACGGGGGCGTAGGTCTTGGTAAAACCCACTTGATGCATGCAATCGGTCACTATGTCCAGGATCATAATCCGAATGCGAAAGTGGTTTATTTGTCATCTGAAAAATTCACGAATGAGTTCATCAATTCGATCAGGGATAATAAAGCGGGCGATTTCCGCAATAAATACCGCAATGTCGATGTTCTGCTCATTGATGATATTCAATTTTTGGCTGGAAAAGAACAAACTCAGGAAGAATTCTTTCATACTTTCAATACCTTGCATGAGGAAAGCAAGCAGATTGTCATCTCCAGTGACCGTCCGCCAAAAGAGATACCTACGCTTGAAGACAGGTTAAGATCTCGCTTTGAATGGGGATTGATCACGGATATCACTCCACCAGATCTCGAGACGAGGATTGCGATTCTTCGTAAAAAGGCGAAAGCAGAAGGCCTTGATATTCCGAATGAGGTTATGCTTTATATTGCGAATCAAATCGACTCCAACATCCGTGAATTGGAAGGAGCTTTGATTCGTGTCGTCGCTTATTCTTCACTGATCAATAAGGATATCAATGCGGACCTGGCAGCTGAGGCACTAAAGGATATTATTCCTAGCTCCAAGCCGAAGGTAATTACCATTCTCGACATCCAAAGGGTTGTCGGACAGCATTTCAATGTAAAGCTGGAGGATTTTAAAGCGAAGAAACGGACTAAATCCGTCGCCTTCCCTAGGCAAATCGCTATGTACTTGTCCAGAGAGCTGACTGATTTCTCTCTTCCTAAAATCGGCGAGGAATTCGGAGGCCGTGACCATACAACGGTCATCCATGCACATGAAAAAATATCTAAGATGATTTCCGTTGACGCAAGTCTGCAAAAGCAGCTGAAAGATATAAATGAACAATTAAGGGTTTAGGAAAGTGTGAATAACTCTCCATTGGTTACGCACAGTCTGTCCACATGTGGATAGGCTGTGTTTCCTTTGAAGAAACCTACTTATCCACAAATCCACAGGCCCTACTAGTACTTCTACTATTTTTTTAAAACATATTAGTATATGCAATAAGAAAAAAATTATTCCTAAACGGAGGCTAAAAAATGAGATTTATTATCCAGCGTGATTCATTGCTTCAAAGCGTTCAGGACGTAATGAAGGCAGTGACAAGCAGAACAACAATTCCTATTTTGACAGGTATTAAGATTGTTGCGAATGAAGAGGGAGTAACTCTTACAGGCAGCGATTCTGATATCTCCATCGAATCTTTCATTCCTAAAGAAGAAGCTGGGGATGAAATCGTTGAAATCAAACAGCCAGGTTCCATTGTTTTGCAGGCGCGTTTCTTTAGTGAAATCGTTAAAAAGCTTCCTACAGACTCAGTAGAAATCGAAGTCCATAACAATCTGCAAACGGTTATCCGTTCTGGTAGATCAGAATTCAACCTGAATGGCCTGGATGCTGAAGAATATCCGCATCTTCCGCAAATTTCAGAAGAACATGTATTCAAAATTCCTACAGACCTATTAAAAGGCCTTATTCGCCAGACTGTCTTTTCAGTGTCCACCTCAGAAACACGCCCCATCTTGACAGGTGTAAACTGGAAGGTCGAAAACAATGAGTTAATCTGTATTGCAACAGATAGCCACAGACTTGCGTTGAGGAAAGCGAAGCTCGAAGCAGAGAACACTGGCAGCTACAATGTAGTCATCCCTGGTAAAAGTTTGACAGAATTGAGCAAAATTCTTGATGACAGTTCAGAATCAGTGGATATCGTCATTACCGAAAACCAGGTATTGTTTAAAGCAAAGCATTTACTGTTTTTCTCAAGACTGTTGGAAGGAAATTATCCTGACACAGGCCGTTTGATTCCGACTGAGAGCAAAACAGATGTAGTCGTAAACACGAAGGAATTCCTTCATGCGATCGATCGTGCATCCCTGCTTGCCAGAGAAGGAAGAAACAACGTCGTTAAGTTCTCCACAATCGAAGGCGGCGCAATCGAGGTTTCATCCAACACACCGGAAATCGGGACAGTTGTCGAAGAAATCCAAAGCCAATCCATCGATGGCGAGGACCTGAAAATTTCATTCAGCGCGAAGTATATGATGGATGCCCTAAAAGCACTGGAAGGGACAGAAATCCAAATCAGCTTTACAGGCGCAATGAGACCATTCGTCATTAGACCGCTCCACGACGATTCCATCCTGCAGCTAATCCTGCCGGTTAGGACGTACTAAGATGATTTATTGCCACCAGTTCTACGCTGGTGGCTTTTTACTTATAAGTTGAAAATGTATACTAATTGGATTGTAGCGGAAGGCACGAAGACTCCTCGAAAATGCTAACGCATTTCCTGCGTGCGTGGGCACGTTCTGGGAAGCTATTCAAAGTCCTGCGGGATCAGCTGGACAGGTGAGACCCCACAGGAGCTTGCTCCGAGGAGGCTCACCGCCAGCCCCGCGGAAAGCGAAGTGCCTGGAGCGAAAATCCAACTCAATATAAGAAAATTTGTTTCTATGGAAAAAATTTAGTAAAATAAAGTATTAAGTCCTTTTGGAAGAAAAGGGTGTGAGAAACGTGAATGAGGAAATAAAAATTGATACGGAATATATCACGCTTGGCCAATTCCTGAAACTTGCCGATGTAATTCAATCAGGCGGAATGGCGAAGTGGTTTTTAAGTGAACATGATGTTTTTATCAATGGTGAACAAGACCAGCGAAGAGGAAGGAAGCTTCGTTCCGGAGATCAGGTATCAATTCCTGGTTTTGGCGAGTTCAGCATAACGCAATAACCCAGAGGATGAACTGTTCATGTATATAGAGGAACTGCAATTAAGGAATTATCGCAATTACCAGGGGTTAGAGGCAACATTTGAAAACAAGGTCAATGTCATCCTTGGTGAAAATGCCCAGGGGAAAACGAATGTCATGGAGTCCATCTATGTGCTTGCGATGGCAAAATCACATCGGACCTCCAATGATAAAGATTTAATTCGCTGGGACGAGGAATATGCTAAAATAGAGGGACGGATTAAAAAAAGTAATGGATCATTGCCAATGCAGCTTGTCATTTCAAAAAAGGGCAAGAAGGCTAAAGTCAATCATCTTGAACAGAGGAAGCTAAGCCAATATGTCGGCAATATGAATGTCGTCATGTTTGCCCCTGAGGATCTTAACCTTGTGAAAGGGAGCCCTCAGGTAAGAAGAAGATTTGTCGATATGGAGATAGGGCAGGTATCGGCGGTTTATCTGCATGATATCAGCCAGTACAATAAAATTCTCCAGCAAAGGAATCATTATCTGAAACAGCTTCAGATCAAAAAGGCATCAGACCATACCATGCTCGATATCCTGACCGAACAATTTATCCAGGCGGCTGCCAGGATCATTGTGAAGCGATTCGAATTTCTCCATTTGCTCGAACAGTGGGCATTGCCGATCCATCAGGGAATATCCAGAGGGCTGGAGAACTTAAAAATAGTCTATAAACCTTCAGCAGAGGTATCAGAAGATGATGATTTGTCGAAAATGATAGCAGTGTATGAAGAAAAATTTGCTAAAATAAAGACAAGAGAGATTGACCGGGGGACCACCATGTTTGGGCCGCACCGGGATGATCTGCAATTTTTCGTGAATGGCCGTGATGTCCAGACATTCGGATCACAAGGTCAGCAGCGGACAACAGCACTGTCGGTAAAATTGGCAGAAATTGAATTGATCAATTCAGAGATTGGTGAGTATCCAATCCTGTTACTTGATGATGTCCTGTCTGAGTTAGATGATTATCGCCAATCCCACTTATTGAATACCATCCAGGGGAAAGTTCAAACCTTCGTCACGACCACTAGTGTGGATGGAATCGACCATCAGACATTAAGAGAAGCGGCCACTTATAAAGTGAAAACCGGAGAAATGACAAGAATCCAATGAGGTGGATTACATGTATTTGCATGTTGGTGAAGAAGTCCTAGTGAGGACAAAAGATATTATTGCGATATTAGACATTGAAAGCGCCAGTTCTTCCCCATTCATGGAGGAATTCATAACGCGCCAAGATCAGGAGATTATCCATTTGGCCAAAGGAACAGTCAAGTCAATCGTGGTAACAGGAAATCATATTTACTATTCCCCATTAGCATCAGGAACATTAAAGAAACGCTCCCAAAAACTATCCGTTCAGGAATTTTAATAGATCAGCGTATTCGCAAAAAATGTCGAAAAACAACGATATATGCGAAAATAGCAAATAGATAAGTTTTAAAAAGTTGAGTGAAAATGAAAGTGTAGGTGATCGATATGGCTACGGAAGAACAATCCATGCAAGGACAAGCGTATGATGAAAATCAGATACAAGTTCTTGAGGGCCTGGAGGCTGTACGCAAACGTCCAGGGATGTATATCGGATCAACGAGTGGAAAAGGCTTGCACCATCTTGTATGGGAAATCGTTGATAATAGTATAGATGAAGCACTTGCCGGCTACTGTGACGAAATTAATGTCATTATCGAAGAAGACAACAGTATCACTGTTCAGGATAATGGCCGCGGAATCCCGGTTGGTATCCATGAAAAGATGGGAAGGCCAGCGGTTGAGGTCATCATGACAGTACTTCATGCAGGCGGAAAGTTTGGCGGCGGAGGCTATAAGGTTTCCGGAGGTCTGCATGGGGTTGGTGCATCTGTTGTTAATGCCCTGTCAACGTATCTTGAAGTATTCGTCCACCGTGATGGGAAAGTCCATTACCAAAAATTCGAACGTGGCGCTGTCGGAGATCCGTTAAAAGTGATTGGTGAAACCGACCGGACGGGAACGACTGTCCACTTTAAGCCTGACGGAGAAATTTTCACCGAGACATTGGAATATGATTACGATACACTCGCAAATCGCCTTCGTGAGCTTGCCTTCCTGAACAGAGCAATCAAGATCACGATCGAAGATAAGCGTGGAGAAGGAAAAAAGAATGAGTATTATTACGAGGGCGGAATTAAATCCTATGTGGAGCATTTAAACCGTACGAGAGAAGTCCTTCACGAAGAACCAATTTATATTGAGGGTGAAAAAGAAGGCATTACGATTGAGGTGGCTCTTCAATATAACGACAGCTATACAGGCAACATCTATTCATTCGCTAACAATATCCATACCTATGAAGGTGGTACACACGAATTTGGCTTTAAAACAGCTTTGACGCGTGTGATTAATGATTATGCCCGTAAGCACGGGATCTTCAAGGAAAGTGATTCAAATCTCTCGGGAGATGACGTTCGTGAAGGTTTGACGGCAATCGTGTCAATTAAGCATCCAGATCCACAGTTCGAAGGCCAAACGAAAACAAAGCTCGGAAATTCCGAGGTCCGTACGGTAACTGATACACTGTTTTCCGACCACTTTGAAAAATTCATGCTCGAAAATCCTAATGTCGCGAGAAAGATTGTCGACAAAGGACTCATGGCAGCAAGAGCAAGACTTGCGGCGAAAAAGGCGCGTGAGCTGACTAGAAGGAAGAGTGCACTTGAGATTTCAAGCTTGCCGGGCAAACTGGCTGACTGTTCTTCAAAGGACCCGGCCATCAGTGAAATATATGTCGTTGAGGGTGACTCTGCGGGCGGATCTGCCAAGCAGGGCCGTGACCGCCACTTCCAGGCGATCCTGCCATTACGCGGTAAAATCCTGAATGTTGAAAAATCACGTCTGGATAAAATTTTATCCAATAACGAGGTAAGAGCGATCATAACTGCGATTGGTACAGGAATCGGTGAAGACTTCGACCTTGCAAAAGCCCGTTACCAGAAAATCGTCATCATGACCGATGCCGATGTCGACGGCGCCCATATCCGTACTTTATTATTGACGTTCTTCTACCGATATATGAGAAAGATTCTAGAAGCAGGATACATTTATATTGCCCAGCCGCCTTTATACAAAATCCAGCAGGGCAAAAAAATCGAGTATGCTTATAACGACAAGCAGCTCGAACAAATCCTCGCGGAGCTTCCACAGCAGCCGAAGCCAGGCATCCAGCGCTATAAGGGTCTAGGTGAGATGAATCCTGAGCAGCTTTGGGAAACAACGATGAACCCTGAAACAAGGACACTGCTCCAGGTTAGCCTTGAAGATGCAATCGAATCGGATGAAACCTTTGAAATCCTGATGGGGGATAAGGTTGAACCTCGACGTAATTTCATCGAAGAGAATGCGCAGTATGTTAAGAACCTGGATATTTAATAATATATGCTCAGGATAGAAGGTTTTGCCTCTATCCTGCTTTTTCTGAAATGGCCAAGGGGCTGCGCAGAGCGCCTCGCCCCGGTATGGCCGTGCTGAACAGAGTTCCTAAAGGAGGTCTCTCTTAAATGGCTGAAACACCAAATCCACGTGTAAAAGAGATTAATATTAGCCAGGAAATGCGTTCATCCTTCCTGGATTACGCCATGAGTGTTATCGTGGCACGTGCGTTACCGGATGTCCGTGACGGCTTGAAGCCGGTACATAGAAGGATCCTATACGCGATGCATGACCTTGGCATGCATTCAGACAAGGCCTATAAAAAATCGGCGAGGATCGTCGGTGAAGTTATCGGTAAGTATCACCCGCACGGTGACTCTGCTGTTTACGACACAATGGTTCGTATGGCACAGGATTTTAACTACCGCTATATGCTTGTTGATGGACATGGAAACTTCGGTTCTGTCGATGGCGACGCTGCAGCTGCCATGCGTTATACAGAAGCACGTATGTCGAAAATTTCGATGGAGCTTCTGCGTGACATCAATAAAGATACAATTGACTATCAGGATAACTATGACGGTTCTGAAAGAGAACCGATTGTCATGCCTTCAAGGTTTCCAAACCTACTTGTCAACGGTACTTCCGGTATCGCGGTCGGTATGGCGACGAATATTCCTCCCCACCAGCTTGGCGAGGTTATAGATGGCGTATTAGCTATCAGTAAGGACCCAGACATGACCATCATGGAATTGATGGAAATCATCACAGGACCTGACTTCCCTACTGCTGGATTGATCTTGGGCCGCAGCGGCATTCGCAAAGCTTATGAGACTGGCCGCGGGTCGATTACCTTGCGAGCGAAGGTAGAAATTGAACAGAAATCAAATGGCAAGGAAGTCATTATCGTCAGGGAACTTCCTTACCAAGTGAATAAGGCTAAGCTCATCGAGAAAATCGCTGAATTGGTCCGCGACAAGAAGCTTGATGGCATCACTGACCTGCGGGATGAATCTGACCGTAAGGGTATGAGGATCGTCATTGAAGTTCGCAAGGATGCAAATGCAAATGTCCTTTTAAATAATTTATATAAGCAAACGGCATTGCAGACAAGCTTCGGTATCAACCTTCTGGCATTAGTCGATGGCCAGCCGAAGGTCCTTAACCTCAAACAATGTCTAACCTACTACCTTGACCATCAGGTAGTCGTCATTAGACGCCGTACAGAGTTTGAGCTTAAGAAGGCAGAAGCTCGTGCCCATATTCTCGAAGGACTGCGAATTGCTCTTGATAACCTTGATGCCGTCATCAGCCTGATCAGAAGCTCACGTACAACGGATATCGCACGAGAAGGATTGATGACACAATTCAAGCTATCTGAAAAGCAAGCACAGGCTATCCTTGATATGCGTCTGCAGAGGCTTACAGGCTTGGAGCGCGAAAAGATCGAAGAGGAATTCCAAAACCTTATGCAGCTGATCGCAGAATTAAAAGCGATTCTTGCTGATAATGAAAAAGTTCTGGAAATCATTCGTGAAGAGCTAACTGAAATCAAAGAACGTTTTAACGATGAGCGCCGTACTGAAATCGTTTCAGGTGGTTTGGAAATGATTGAGGATGAAGACTTGATTCCTCGTGAAAACATCGTTATCACCCTGACACACAACGGCTACGTTAAACGCCTGCCTGTATCTACATACAGAGCACAGCGTCGCGGCGGCCGTGGCATACAGGGTATGGGAACGAATGAAGATGATTTCGTTGAACATTTGATCACCACTTCAACGCACGATACCATCCTGTTCTTCACAAACAAAGGGAAGGTATATCGTTCGAAGGGTTACGAAATCCCTGAATTCAGCCGTACCGCGAAGGGAATTCCAATCATCAATCTATTGGAAATCGAAAAGGGCGAATGGGTCAACGCCATTATTCCTGTATCGGAATTTGTGGATGACTGGTCCCTCTTCTTCACAACGAAAGAAGGGATTTCAAAACGTTCACCACTTTCTTCATTTGCGAATATCCGCAACAATGGACTGATTGCCTTGAACCTGCGTGAAGGAGATGAGTTGATCTCTGTCCGCCTGACAGACGGCAGCAAAGAAATGATCATCGGCACGAAGAATGGCTTATTGATCCGTTTCCCTGAAACCGATGTCCGCTCTATGGGCCGTACTGCCACTGGAGTAAAGGGAATCACGCTTTCTGATGACGATGAAGTTGTCGGAATGGAAGTTCTTGAAGAAAGTGCCGAAATTCTTGTTGTTACGAAGAACGGGTACGGCAAAAGAACACCTTCCGAAGAATACAGAAGACAAGGACGCGGCGGTAAAGGAATCAAGACATGTAACATCACCGATAAAAACGGCGACCTTGTGACGATGAAAGTTGTCACTGGTGAAGAAGACCTCATGCTGATTACTACAGGCGGTGTTTTGATCCGTATTCCTGTAAGCTCTATCTCCATGACAGGACGTAACACGCAAGGGGTAAAATTAATCAGCCTTAACAAAGCAGAAAATGAATATGTTGCGACAGTGGCTAAGGTCGATAAAGAAGAAGAAAAGCCAGAAGACTTCGAACTGGATGAGAATGCAGAGGCTACAGTTGATTCTGAAGAAGCAATTAGTGGGAATGCAGAAGCACCAGTTGATCCTGAAGAAATAGGCAGTGAAGATGTAGCGCCAGCTGAAGAGGATGAAGAATAAACTTTTTGAGAGGAACACAAAAATGTGTTCCTCTTTTTTGGCAAAATAAAGTAAAATAAATTGTAAGAAAATTAAAATTCTGGGGTGGATAGCCTTGCGCGTATTAACAGACAACCTCAAAGAGGGCTGTATCCTTGCTGAAGATGTTCTAAGTAAAACAAATAGACCCATCATGAACAAAAAAACAGTTTTGTCAGAATACCTAATAGATATTTTAAATGTTTTCCTGATAAAAGAAGTGGATGTTGAGAAAACAATGGTTAATGGATTGCCTTTTCAGGGACCATCATTAGGCAGCGATAAAAAAGCGGGCTTGAATTCCATTGAAGGCGGAGAAGCTTTTATCGACTTGTTCTTACAGGCCAAGCAGAGCTTCAAGAAAGAATTTATCTCCTGGCAATCAGGCATGCAGATAGATATTGCTAAACTAAGAACAATCATTGTCCCACTGATCGAGCAGGCAGAGATGACTTCTTCGGATATATTCAATCTTCATCATTATTCGACCAAGACTGAGTACATATACGATCATCCACTGGCTGTAGGAATTATCAGTGCCTTCATCGCAAAAAAGCTGAATTACAGCAAAGGGGATACCACACAAATCGCACTTGCAGGCATTTTATCCGATTGCGGGATGGCAAAAATAAGTCCTACTCTATTAAATAAAAATACAACCTTAACAGTAGATGAATTTGAAGAGATTAAAAAACATCCTACATATAGCTATCAGATGGTAAAAAACAGTCCCTTGCTTAAGGACGGTACGAAAGTTGCTATTCTTCAACATCATGAAAGAATGGATGGCAGCGGCTATCCATTTGGCGAAAAGGCTAACAGGATTCACCCTTTTGCAAAAATCCTTGCCGTAGCCGATTCTTTCCATGCGATGACTTCAGAAAGGATTTATAAGCCTAAACACTCTCCATTTAAAGTGCTAGAGATGATCAATGAAGAGCTATTTGGGGAGTTTGATATTACCGCCTTGAAAGCATTGAGTTCTGCAATTATGAATTTTTCAGTTGGCACTAAGATTCGCCTTTCTGATGGACAGGCAGCTGAAATCATCTTTGTGGAAGAAAAGAATCCAGCAAGGCCAATGGTTAAATTACTGGAGACAGATCAGATTCTTGCACTGGAAAAGAATAGATACCTGCATATTGAGGAGTTCATTAAGTAGCTGGCTTTTTACAAGCTGGCTTTTTGTTTTTCTCTTAATATTTCATGGCAATCCTGGGTACACTCGAAAATTTTAATAAAGTTGTTTAAAAGTATTGCATTCAAATAAATTGACTGATATAATCTTCAAAGTCAGTAACGAGACAATAACATCAATTCAATAGTTTTTGAAAAAAGTTATTGACTTATACAGCTACTAAGTGTTATATTATTAAAGTCGCTTCTGAGCGGCGCAGCAAGAAATTGCTCTTTGAAAACTAAACAAACAAGCGTCAACAAACAATAAATTTTCATGGCTTCTATTATAGAAGAACATGAGCCAACGTTTTAACTTTATGAGCTAACTCATAACTCTTTCTTGGAGAGTTTGATCCTGGCTCAGGACGAACGCTGGCGGCGTGCCTAATACATGCAAGTCGAGCGGATCTTCATTAGCTTGCTTTTGAAGATCAGCGGCGGACGGGTGAGTAACACGTGGGCAACCTGCCTGTAAGACTGGGATAACTTCGGGAAACCGGAGCTAATACCGGATAATCCTTTCCCTCACATGAGGGAAAGCTGAAAGACGGTTTCGGCTGTCACTTACAGATGGGCCCGCGGCGCATTAGCTAGTTGGTGAGGTAACGGCTCACCAAGGCAACGATGCGTAGCCGACCTGAGAGGGTGATCGGCCACACTGGGACTGAGACACGGCCCAGACTCCTACGGGAGGCAGCAGTAGGGAATCTTCCGCAATGGACGAAAGTCTGACGGAGCAACGCCGCGTGAGCGATGAAGGCCTTCGGGTCGTAAAGCTCTGTTGTCAGGGAAGAACAAGTACCGGAGTAACTGCCGGTACCTTGACGGTACCTGACCAGAAAGCCACGGCTAACTACGTGCCAGCAGCCGCGGTAATACGTAGGTGGCAAGCGTTGTCCGGAATTATTGGGCGTAAAGCGCGCGCAGGCGGTTCCTTAAGTCTGATGTGAAAGCCCCCGGCTCAACCGGGGAGGGTCATTGGAAACTGGGGAACTTGAGTGCAGAAGAGGAGAGCGGAATTCCACGTGTAGCGGTGAAATGCGTAGAGATGTGGAGGAACACCAGTGGCGAAGGCGGCTCTCTGGTCTGTAACTGACGCTGAGGCGCGAAAGCGTGGGGAGCGAACAGGATTAGATACCCTGGTAGTCCACGCCGTAAACGATGAGTGCTAAGTGTTAGAGGGTTTCCGCCCTTTAGTGCTGCAGCAAACGCATTAAGCACTCCGCCTGGGGAGTACGGCCGCAAGGCTGAAACTCAAAGGAATTGACGGGGGCCCGCACAAGCGGTGGAGCATGTGGTTTAATTCGAAGCAACGCGAAGAACCTTACCAGGTCTTGACATCCTCTGACAACCCTAGAGATAGGGCGTTCCCCTTCGGGGGACAGAGTGACAGGTGGTGCATGGTTGTCGTCAGCTCGTGTCGTGAGATGTTGGGTTAAGTCCCGCAACGAGCGCAACCCTTGATCTTAGTTGCCAGCATTCAGTTGGGCACTCTAAGGTGACTGCCGGTGACAAACCGGAGGAAGGTGGGGATGACGTCAAATCATCATGCCCCTTATGACCTGGGCTACACACGTGCTACAATGGATGGAACAAAGGGCTGCAAAACCGCGAGGTCGAGCCAATCCCATAAATCCATTCTCAGTTCGGATTGCAGGCTGCAACTCGCCTGCATGAAGCCGGAATCGCTAGTAATCGCGGATCAGCATGCCGCGGTGAATACGTTCCCGGGCCTTGTACACACCGCCCGTCACACCACGAGAGTTTGTAACACCCGAAGTCGGTGGGGTAACCTTTTGGAGCCAGCCGCCTAAGGTGGGACAGATGATTGGGGTGAAGTCGTAACAAGGTAGCCGTATCGGAAGGTGCGGCTGGATCACCTCCTTTCTAAGGATATTGCCGTAATGGCAATCGGAATGCGAACCTTCTGGTTCGTACTGTTGACTGCTTGTTTGTTTAGTTTTGAGGGAGTAATTCCTCTCTATATGATATATGGGCCTATAGCTCAGCTGGTTAGAGCGCACGCCTGATAAGCGTGAGGTCGGTGGTTCGAGTCCACTTAGGCCCACCATATATCTTTCATAATGGGGCCTTAGCTCAGCTGGGAGAGCGCCTGCCTTGCACGCAGGAGGTCAGCGGTTCGATCCCGCTAGGCTCCACCATGTCGCTTTTATAGCACATGCATTTGTTCCTTGAAAACTAGATAATCGTAAGTAAGAAGAACCAAGAAAAACCGAGTGATCGCCATTTTAGTTTTCTCTCTATTCAATTAGAGAAATGACCTTTTAGGTTAAGTTAGAAAGGGCGCACGGTGGATGCCTTGGCACTAGGAGCCGATGAAGGACGGGACTAACACCGATATGCTTCGGGGAGCTGTAAGTAAGCTTTGATCCGGAGATTTCCGAATGGGGAAACCCACTGTTCGTAATGGAACAGTATCTTTACCTGAATACATAGGGTATTGAAGGCAGACCCGGGGAACTGAAACATCTAAGTACCCGGAGGAAGAGAAAGCAAACGCGATTCCCTGAGTAGCGGCGAGCGAAACGGGACATAGCCCAAACCAAGAGGCTTGCCTCTTGGGGTTGTAGGACACTCTACATGGAGTTACAAAGGAACGGGGTAGATGAAGTGGTCTGGAAAGGCCCGTCAGAGAAGGTAAAAACCCTGTAGTTGAAACTTCGTTCCCTCCTGAGTGGATCCTGAGTACGGCGGGACACGAGAAATCCCGTCGGAAGCTGGGAGGACCATCTCCCAAGGCTAAATACTCCCTAGTGACCGATAGTGAACCAGTACCGTGAGGGAAAGGTGAAAAGCACCCCGGAAGGGGAGTGAAAGAGATCCTGAAACCGTGTGCCTACAAGTAGTCAGAGCCCGTTCATGGGTGATGGCGTGCCTTTTGTAGAATGAACCGGCGAGTTACGATTACATGCAAGGTTAAGTTGAGAAGACGG
This portion of the Mesobacillus sp. S13 genome encodes:
- the dnaA gene encoding chromosomal replication initiator protein DnaA, giving the protein MENIADLWNNALAKIEKKISKPSFDTWLKSTKAHTLQGDVLTITAPNEFARDWLEERYSQLISGILYEITGEELSVKFIIPQNQNEEDLDIPLPPKRVKKEDDIPDLPVSMLNPKYTFDTFVIGSGNRFAHAASLAVAEAPAKAYNPLFIYGGVGLGKTHLMHAIGHYVQDHNPNAKVVYLSSEKFTNEFINSIRDNKAGDFRNKYRNVDVLLIDDIQFLAGKEQTQEEFFHTFNTLHEESKQIVISSDRPPKEIPTLEDRLRSRFEWGLITDITPPDLETRIAILRKKAKAEGLDIPNEVMLYIANQIDSNIRELEGALIRVVAYSSLINKDINADLAAEALKDIIPSSKPKVITILDIQRVVGQHFNVKLEDFKAKKRTKSVAFPRQIAMYLSRELTDFSLPKIGEEFGGRDHTTVIHAHEKISKMISVDASLQKQLKDINEQLRV
- the dnaN gene encoding DNA polymerase III subunit beta, yielding MRFIIQRDSLLQSVQDVMKAVTSRTTIPILTGIKIVANEEGVTLTGSDSDISIESFIPKEEAGDEIVEIKQPGSIVLQARFFSEIVKKLPTDSVEIEVHNNLQTVIRSGRSEFNLNGLDAEEYPHLPQISEEHVFKIPTDLLKGLIRQTVFSVSTSETRPILTGVNWKVENNELICIATDSHRLALRKAKLEAENTGSYNVVIPGKSLTELSKILDDSSESVDIVITENQVLFKAKHLLFFSRLLEGNYPDTGRLIPTESKTDVVVNTKEFLHAIDRASLLAREGRNNVVKFSTIEGGAIEVSSNTPEIGTVVEEIQSQSIDGEDLKISFSAKYMMDALKALEGTEIQISFTGAMRPFVIRPLHDDSILQLILPVRTY
- the yaaA gene encoding S4 domain-containing protein YaaA translates to MNEEIKIDTEYITLGQFLKLADVIQSGGMAKWFLSEHDVFINGEQDQRRGRKLRSGDQVSIPGFGEFSITQ
- the recF gene encoding DNA replication/repair protein RecF (All proteins in this family for which functions are known are DNA-binding proteins that assist the filamentation of RecA onto DNA for the initiation of recombination or recombinational repair.); translated protein: MYIEELQLRNYRNYQGLEATFENKVNVILGENAQGKTNVMESIYVLAMAKSHRTSNDKDLIRWDEEYAKIEGRIKKSNGSLPMQLVISKKGKKAKVNHLEQRKLSQYVGNMNVVMFAPEDLNLVKGSPQVRRRFVDMEIGQVSAVYLHDISQYNKILQQRNHYLKQLQIKKASDHTMLDILTEQFIQAAARIIVKRFEFLHLLEQWALPIHQGISRGLENLKIVYKPSAEVSEDDDLSKMIAVYEEKFAKIKTREIDRGTTMFGPHRDDLQFFVNGRDVQTFGSQGQQRTTALSVKLAEIELINSEIGEYPILLLDDVLSELDDYRQSHLLNTIQGKVQTFVTTTSVDGIDHQTLREAATYKVKTGEMTRIQ
- the remB gene encoding extracellular matrix regulator RemB, whose product is MYLHVGEEVLVRTKDIIAILDIESASSSPFMEEFITRQDQEIIHLAKGTVKSIVVTGNHIYYSPLASGTLKKRSQKLSVQEF
- the gyrB gene encoding DNA topoisomerase (ATP-hydrolyzing) subunit B, coding for MQGQAYDENQIQVLEGLEAVRKRPGMYIGSTSGKGLHHLVWEIVDNSIDEALAGYCDEINVIIEEDNSITVQDNGRGIPVGIHEKMGRPAVEVIMTVLHAGGKFGGGGYKVSGGLHGVGASVVNALSTYLEVFVHRDGKVHYQKFERGAVGDPLKVIGETDRTGTTVHFKPDGEIFTETLEYDYDTLANRLRELAFLNRAIKITIEDKRGEGKKNEYYYEGGIKSYVEHLNRTREVLHEEPIYIEGEKEGITIEVALQYNDSYTGNIYSFANNIHTYEGGTHEFGFKTALTRVINDYARKHGIFKESDSNLSGDDVREGLTAIVSIKHPDPQFEGQTKTKLGNSEVRTVTDTLFSDHFEKFMLENPNVARKIVDKGLMAARARLAAKKARELTRRKSALEISSLPGKLADCSSKDPAISEIYVVEGDSAGGSAKQGRDRHFQAILPLRGKILNVEKSRLDKILSNNEVRAIITAIGTGIGEDFDLAKARYQKIVIMTDADVDGAHIRTLLLTFFYRYMRKILEAGYIYIAQPPLYKIQQGKKIEYAYNDKQLEQILAELPQQPKPGIQRYKGLGEMNPEQLWETTMNPETRTLLQVSLEDAIESDETFEILMGDKVEPRRNFIEENAQYVKNLDI